A DNA window from Streptomyces sp. 71268 contains the following coding sequences:
- a CDS encoding SDR family oxidoreductase, translating into MGKYSGKNAVITGGGSGMGLAMAESLVADGARVMITGRSQATLDAARERLGENAVTVRGDVAVLADLDALADRVKGELGSVDALFVNAGIAALTPFESTTEEAYDELFAINVKGAYFTVQKLAPLLNAGAGVVLTTSVANVMGVPEASVYAAGKAALRSMARSLSRELLPRGIRVNAVSPGPIDTGVLERAMGAEAAEEFKARQVEGVPMRRFGTVEEVARAATFLAFDATYTTGAEFAVDGGATQL; encoded by the coding sequence ATGGGGAAGTACAGCGGGAAGAATGCCGTGATCACCGGTGGCGGCAGCGGAATGGGTCTGGCGATGGCGGAGTCGCTGGTGGCGGACGGGGCACGGGTGATGATCACCGGGCGTTCGCAGGCCACGCTCGACGCCGCGCGGGAGCGGCTCGGTGAGAACGCGGTGACCGTACGCGGCGACGTGGCCGTACTCGCCGACCTGGACGCGCTGGCCGACCGGGTGAAGGGCGAACTCGGTTCGGTCGACGCCCTGTTCGTCAACGCAGGCATAGCGGCGCTCACGCCCTTCGAGTCGACGACCGAGGAGGCGTACGACGAACTGTTCGCCATCAACGTCAAGGGCGCCTACTTCACGGTGCAGAAGCTCGCCCCGTTGCTGAACGCGGGCGCGGGTGTCGTGCTCACCACGTCAGTCGCCAACGTCATGGGCGTGCCGGAGGCCAGTGTCTACGCGGCCGGCAAGGCGGCGCTGCGTTCGATGGCCCGCAGTCTCTCCCGCGAGCTGCTGCCGCGCGGAATCCGGGTCAACGCGGTCAGCCCCGGCCCGATCGACACGGGGGTGTTGGAGCGCGCGATGGGCGCGGAGGCGGCCGAGGAGTTCAAGGCACGGCAGGTCGAGGGGGTGCCCATGCGGCGTTTCGGCACCGTCGAAGAGGTGGCCAGGGCAGCCACGTTCCTCGCCTTCGACGCCACGTACACCACCGGCGCCGAGTTCGCCGTGGACGGCGGCGCCACCCAGCTCTGA
- a CDS encoding SigE family RNA polymerase sigma factor: MTTPVCNSASTASTPGFPSFTSYVRDRGPVLLRTARSLTANPSDAEDLLQTALTKTYLAWERIEDHRALDGYVRRALVNTRTSQWRKRKVDEFACEELPEPDPTPAPDPAEQQVLRDAMWRAVVRLPDRQRAMVVLRYYEDLSEAQTAEVLGVSIGTVKSAVSRALGKLREDPELSRAA; the protein is encoded by the coding sequence ATGACCACGCCTGTGTGCAACAGCGCATCCACTGCTAGCACCCCCGGGTTCCCGTCGTTCACGTCCTACGTACGGGACCGCGGCCCGGTGCTGCTGCGTACCGCCCGCTCGCTGACCGCGAACCCGAGCGACGCGGAAGACCTGCTTCAGACGGCGCTCACCAAGACGTACCTGGCGTGGGAGCGAATAGAGGACCACCGCGCGCTGGACGGTTACGTGCGCCGGGCCCTGGTCAACACGCGCACGTCGCAGTGGCGCAAGCGCAAGGTGGACGAGTTCGCCTGCGAGGAGCTGCCGGAGCCCGACCCGACCCCGGCGCCCGACCCGGCCGAGCAGCAGGTGTTGCGCGACGCGATGTGGCGGGCGGTGGTGCGGCTTCCGGACCGGCAGCGCGCCATGGTCGTCCTGCGGTACTACGAGGACCTGAGCGAGGCCCAGACCGCCGAGGTGCTCGGGGTGTCGATCGGCACGGTGAAGAGTGCCGTCTCCCGCGCGCTCGGCAAGCTCCGCGAGGACCCGGAGCTGAGCCGGGCCGCGTAG
- a CDS encoding glycoside hydrolase domain-containing protein yields MIAVLTALASLCGVLVAGPVSVAEDRSYGRPGEDYLPRTLPTGDDPARSLPIDPSLLRASTLRMAALRSATGRDEPARPVRAERRAAPARAPYKTPPEPLAAHRPATEPKPDQPRTDRPKPRQPKPQRPEGDRPKATKPKTDRPAADKPQAGEAKAGGAKRKIFQGWAFDRCQAPSVSTMRAWLSSPYRGVGVYFGGRARHCKYQKHLNKSWLRETKQMGWNVLPIYVGSQSPCVIANIKRKFTIGGNAWAQGRQEARDAVGQARRLGMAPGSALYLDMEAYRLGQHRCARTTLAFIRSWSREVRQQNYVPGFYSSANSGVRHMERARKAGERDLPEVMWFARWNVPPSLYGEKWLDRRAWHPHRRIHQYAGDVTERHGGRRLAIDRNRVDAPVAIIR; encoded by the coding sequence GTGATCGCGGTACTCACGGCGCTCGCCTCGCTGTGCGGCGTGCTGGTGGCCGGCCCGGTCTCGGTGGCGGAGGACCGGTCGTACGGGCGCCCGGGTGAGGACTACCTGCCGCGCACCCTGCCGACCGGTGACGACCCGGCCCGTTCGCTGCCCATCGATCCCTCGCTCCTGCGGGCCTCGACCCTCCGCATGGCGGCGCTCCGCTCCGCGACGGGCCGCGACGAGCCGGCCCGCCCCGTACGCGCGGAGCGGCGGGCCGCTCCAGCCCGCGCCCCGTACAAGACGCCCCCGGAGCCCCTCGCCGCGCACCGCCCGGCCACCGAGCCCAAGCCGGACCAGCCCAGGACGGACAGGCCGAAGCCGCGGCAGCCGAAGCCCCAGCGACCCGAGGGGGACAGACCCAAGGCGACGAAGCCGAAGACCGACCGGCCCGCGGCGGACAAGCCCCAGGCCGGCGAGGCCAAGGCCGGCGGGGCCAAGCGGAAGATCTTCCAGGGCTGGGCGTTCGACCGGTGCCAGGCGCCGTCGGTGAGCACCATGCGGGCCTGGCTCTCCTCGCCCTACCGCGGGGTCGGCGTCTACTTCGGGGGCCGCGCCCGGCACTGCAAGTACCAGAAACACCTCAACAAGAGCTGGCTGCGCGAGACCAAGCAGATGGGGTGGAACGTCCTTCCCATCTACGTCGGCTCGCAGTCGCCGTGCGTGATCGCGAACATCAAGCGGAAGTTCACGATCGGGGGCAACGCCTGGGCACAGGGCCGGCAGGAGGCGCGGGACGCGGTGGGTCAGGCGCGCAGGCTGGGCATGGCCCCGGGCAGCGCGCTCTACCTCGACATGGAGGCGTACCGCCTCGGGCAGCACCGCTGCGCCCGCACCACGCTGGCCTTCATCCGCTCGTGGAGCCGCGAGGTGCGGCAGCAGAACTACGTGCCGGGGTTCTACAGCAGCGCCAACTCGGGCGTGCGCCACATGGAGCGGGCCCGCAAGGCGGGCGAGCGGGACCTGCCGGAGGTGATGTGGTTCGCGCGCTGGAACGTACCCCCGTCGTTGTACGGCGAGAAGTGGTTGGACCGCCGCGCCTGGCACCCGCACCGGCGCATCCACCAGTACGCGGGTGACGTCACCGAGCGGCACGGGGGCCGCCGGCTCGCCATCGACCGCAACCGCGTGGACGCCCCCGTGGCGATCATCCGCTGA
- a CDS encoding trypsin-like peptidase domain-containing protein: MSTENEGAAVPPETEPRTAPPAPTAAPGPEHPAPDYGLAPPASPAPAQSAPPPAAPDAAGSAKGVGADSARSAPGDAETVAGSPAPHPTAEITTVDASARQDGPPADAGRTPAPLAEPTPVAQSSTAPGHPAPHAPQTGTPHAAQAMSQHGTVGGPPAGGAGGAGGAGGGGWWSGGGQPYGTGGGPGDPHAPWGAGAPGPVPPRRGRGGILAGVLAAVLVAGGIGGGIGFWAAERDGDSESTTISATGEAKSSNRAPGSVSAIADRTLPSVVTIEAQSTSGEGGTGTGFVYDKQGHLLTNNHVVASAADSGELRVTFSNGKKYRAEVVGRAEGYDIAVLKLKNAPGALTPLPLADSDKVEVGDGTVAIGAPFGLSGTVTTGIVSAKKRPVSSSDGGGSKASYMSALQTDASINPGNSGGPLLNDSGAVIGVNSAIQPAGGGGGFGGQGQQSGSIGLGFAIPINQAKQVAEQLIKTGQPVYPVIEATVNMKDTGAGATISRQGQGTTDPVTPGGPADKAGLRAGDVITKLDDTVIDSGPTLISEIWTHRPGDKVVVTFLRNGKENKVQVTLGERKGDS; encoded by the coding sequence GTGAGCACGGAAAACGAAGGCGCTGCTGTTCCGCCCGAGACCGAGCCGCGCACGGCGCCTCCAGCGCCGACCGCCGCGCCCGGCCCCGAGCACCCCGCCCCCGACTACGGCCTCGCCCCGCCCGCGTCCCCCGCCCCGGCACAGTCCGCGCCTCCGCCGGCCGCCCCGGACGCGGCCGGTTCCGCGAAGGGCGTCGGGGCGGACTCCGCGCGTTCGGCCCCCGGTGACGCCGAGACGGTGGCCGGCTCACCCGCGCCGCACCCGACGGCCGAGATCACGACGGTCGACGCGTCCGCGCGGCAGGACGGCCCGCCCGCCGACGCGGGGCGTACGCCGGCGCCCCTCGCGGAGCCGACCCCCGTGGCGCAGTCGTCCACCGCCCCCGGCCACCCGGCGCCGCACGCCCCGCAGACCGGGACGCCGCACGCCGCGCAGGCCATGTCGCAGCACGGGACGGTGGGCGGCCCGCCCGCGGGCGGTGCCGGCGGTGCGGGTGGTGCCGGGGGCGGCGGGTGGTGGTCGGGTGGCGGCCAGCCGTACGGCACGGGTGGCGGGCCCGGTGACCCGCACGCGCCCTGGGGCGCGGGCGCACCCGGCCCGGTGCCGCCGCGTCGCGGGCGCGGCGGCATCCTCGCGGGCGTCCTGGCGGCGGTGTTGGTGGCGGGCGGTATCGGCGGCGGCATCGGGTTCTGGGCCGCCGAGCGGGACGGCGACAGCGAGTCGACCACCATCTCCGCCACCGGAGAGGCCAAGTCCAGCAATCGCGCCCCCGGCTCCGTGTCGGCCATCGCGGACAGGACGCTGCCGAGCGTCGTCACCATCGAGGCGCAAAGCACCTCCGGCGAGGGCGGCACCGGCACCGGCTTCGTCTACGACAAGCAGGGCCACCTGCTCACCAACAACCACGTCGTCGCGTCCGCCGCGGACAGCGGCGAACTGCGGGTCACGTTCTCCAACGGCAAGAAGTACCGCGCCGAGGTCGTCGGCCGGGCCGAGGGGTACGACATCGCCGTGCTCAAGCTGAAGAACGCGCCCGGCGCCCTGACCCCGCTGCCGCTCGCCGACTCCGACAAGGTCGAGGTCGGCGACGGTACGGTGGCGATCGGCGCGCCGTTCGGGCTCTCGGGCACCGTGACGACGGGCATCGTCAGCGCGAAGAAGCGGCCGGTCTCCTCCAGCGACGGCGGCGGCAGCAAGGCGTCGTACATGAGCGCGCTGCAGACCGACGCGTCGATAAACCCGGGCAACTCCGGCGGGCCGCTGCTCAACGACTCCGGCGCCGTCATCGGCGTCAACTCCGCGATCCAGCCGGCGGGCGGCGGTGGCGGCTTCGGCGGCCAGGGCCAGCAGTCCGGCAGCATCGGCCTCGGCTTCGCCATCCCGATCAACCAGGCCAAACAGGTCGCCGAGCAACTGATCAAGACGGGGCAGCCGGTCTACCCGGTCATCGAGGCCACGGTGAACATGAAGGACACCGGCGCCGGCGCCACCATCTCCCGACAGGGCCAGGGCACCACCGACCCCGTCACCCCGGGCGGCCCGGCCGACAAGGCGGGCCTGCGCGCCGGCGACGTGATCACCAAGCTGGACGACACGGTGATCGACAGCGGCCCGACGCTGATCAGCGAAATCTGGACGCACCGCCCCGGCGACAAGGTCGTCGTCACCTTCCTCAGGAACGGCAAGGAGAACAAGGTCCAGGTCACCCTGGGCGAGCGCAAGGGCGACAGCTGA
- a CDS encoding LysR family transcriptional regulator yields the protein MSLRQYEYALAVAEEGSVTAAAERLHVAQPSVSQQIRGLERELGVELFARTATGLVPTVVGRAFLREAAVAVNASRRARATARAGADELVGELVVSVQMGFGTRQLPSALGALRRRFPRLEVTVFEEPSAAEMERLGRRGALDLALMAVCERSPSNAHHLGDEEFVVVLGAGHRLLDTDRVDLRALAGEPWVRFDRDSALDGVLVNVARENDITPVTAARVSQTATAARWAAQGIGVTLLPASAVPHEHAHLVRPVDPPVTHPVIAVVRQAPGPAETALLELLRQESWPAPASLTPAL from the coding sequence ATGAGTCTTCGCCAGTACGAGTACGCCCTGGCCGTGGCCGAAGAGGGTTCGGTCACGGCTGCGGCGGAGCGGCTGCACGTGGCCCAGCCGTCGGTCTCCCAGCAGATCCGCGGCCTGGAGCGGGAGCTGGGCGTGGAACTGTTCGCCCGCACGGCGACGGGCCTGGTGCCGACCGTGGTCGGCCGCGCGTTCCTGCGCGAGGCGGCGGTCGCGGTCAACGCCTCGCGCCGAGCGCGGGCGACGGCGCGGGCCGGAGCGGACGAGCTGGTGGGCGAACTGGTGGTGTCGGTGCAGATGGGCTTCGGCACCCGGCAGTTGCCGAGCGCGCTGGGCGCGCTGCGCCGCCGCTTCCCGCGCCTTGAGGTCACCGTCTTCGAGGAGCCGAGCGCCGCCGAGATGGAACGCCTCGGGCGACGCGGTGCGCTGGACCTCGCCCTGATGGCGGTGTGCGAGCGCAGCCCCTCCAACGCCCACCACCTCGGCGACGAGGAGTTCGTCGTGGTGCTGGGCGCCGGGCACCGGCTGCTCGACACCGACCGGGTCGACCTGCGCGCGCTGGCGGGTGAGCCGTGGGTGCGGTTCGACCGCGACAGCGCGCTCGACGGCGTGCTGGTGAACGTGGCGCGGGAGAACGACATCACCCCGGTCACCGCCGCCCGCGTCTCCCAGACGGCGACGGCCGCGCGCTGGGCCGCCCAGGGCATCGGCGTGACACTCCTCCCGGCCTCCGCGGTGCCGCACGAGCACGCGCACCTGGTCCGCCCGGTGGACCCGCCCGTGACCCACCCCGTCATCGCCGTGGTCCGCCAGGCCCCGGGCCCCGCCGAGACCGCGCTGCTCGAACTCCTCCGCCAGGAGTCCTGGCCCGCGCCCGCCTCCCTCACCCCGGCCCTCTGA
- a CDS encoding SDR family oxidoreductase, with the protein MTTNDGGAETRELAGKRALVTGGTRGIGAAVVRQFLDAGAEVVTTARSEASGAVPEGAGFVAADVRTRGGAEALAAAVRERLGGVDIVVHNAGGATPHTGALAIPDEEWQGALDLNYLAAVRLDALLAPGMRERRSGAIVHVSSAAVLTPVGPFLHYVAAKAALESYSRGLSLELAPYGVRVNAVSPGRVATPGGEATREQWARLNGAPSQTNADDTAPLGRDGEPDDIANAVLFLVSGRADWLTGSNLIVDGGEFPRG; encoded by the coding sequence ATGACCACGAACGACGGTGGGGCGGAAACGAGGGAACTCGCGGGAAAGCGTGCCCTCGTGACGGGGGGTACCCGAGGGATCGGTGCGGCTGTCGTGCGGCAGTTTCTGGACGCGGGGGCCGAGGTGGTGACGACGGCTAGGTCGGAGGCGTCGGGGGCGGTGCCGGAGGGGGCCGGGTTCGTGGCGGCCGACGTGCGGACGCGGGGCGGGGCGGAGGCGCTGGCCGCGGCGGTGCGGGAGCGGCTCGGCGGGGTGGACATCGTGGTGCACAACGCGGGTGGGGCGACGCCGCACACAGGGGCGTTGGCCATTCCCGACGAGGAGTGGCAGGGCGCCCTCGACCTGAACTACCTGGCGGCCGTGCGACTGGACGCGTTGCTCGCGCCGGGGATGCGGGAGCGGCGTTCGGGGGCGATCGTGCACGTTTCCTCGGCCGCGGTGCTCACCCCGGTGGGCCCGTTCCTGCACTACGTGGCGGCGAAGGCGGCGTTGGAGTCGTACAGCCGAGGGCTCTCGCTGGAACTGGCCCCGTACGGAGTCCGGGTCAACGCCGTGTCGCCCGGTCGGGTCGCCACTCCCGGGGGCGAAGCGACGCGGGAGCAGTGGGCGCGTCTGAACGGGGCGCCGAGCCAGACCAACGCCGACGACACCGCGCCGCTGGGGCGCGACGGCGAGCCCGACGACATCGCGAACGCGGTGCTGTTCCTCGTCTCCGGCCGGGCGGACTGGCTCACCGGGAGCAACCTCATTGTGGACGGCGGTGAATTCCCCAGGGGCTGA
- a CDS encoding long-chain fatty acid--CoA ligase, whose protein sequence is MLSTMQDVPLTVSRLLRHGAVVHGDSQVITWTGDAAPERRTFAEIGRRCAQLAHALRDELGVRGDQRVGTLMWNNSDHMEAYLAVPSMGAVLHTLNLRLPADQLTWIVNHAADRVLIVNGSLLPLLAPLLPHLPTVEHVVVAGPGDRSVLADARPQVHEYEELLAGRETGFDWPELDEREAAVLCYTSGTTGDPKGVAYSHRSIYLHAMQVNNAEAFAMTVADTMLPVVPMFHVNAWGLPHAAFMAGTTLLMPDRFLQPAPLAEMIEAERPTLAAAVPTIWQGLLAELDARKRDVASLRSVIIGGAACPPSLMRAFWDRHAIRVLHAWGMTETSPLGCIAHPPKGLSEEEEWAYRQTQGRFPASVEARLAGADGTFQPWDGKSTGELEVRGPWIAAAYYGGAAGVPLRPEDKFSPDGWLRTGDVGTITPDGYLTLTDRAKDVIKSGGEWISSVELENHLMAHPEVAEAAVVAVPDEKWGERPLATVVLREGAGADYAELRAFLAERVARWQLPERWALVPSVPKTSVGKFDKKVIRRQYADGELDVRQLG, encoded by the coding sequence GTGCTGAGCACGATGCAGGACGTACCGCTGACGGTCAGTCGCTTGCTGCGGCACGGCGCGGTGGTGCACGGCGACTCGCAGGTCATCACCTGGACCGGGGACGCGGCGCCCGAGCGGCGGACGTTCGCCGAGATCGGCCGGCGCTGCGCGCAGCTCGCGCACGCGCTCCGCGACGAGCTGGGGGTACGGGGCGACCAGCGGGTCGGAACCCTCATGTGGAACAACAGCGACCACATGGAGGCGTACCTCGCCGTCCCCTCCATGGGCGCCGTCCTGCACACGTTGAACCTGCGCCTCCCCGCCGACCAGCTCACCTGGATCGTGAACCACGCGGCGGACCGGGTCCTGATCGTTAACGGTTCGCTGTTGCCGCTGCTCGCGCCGTTGTTGCCGCACCTGCCGACCGTGGAGCACGTGGTGGTGGCCGGGCCCGGCGACCGGTCGGTGCTCGCGGATGCGCGACCGCAGGTGCACGAGTACGAGGAGTTGCTGGCCGGGCGGGAGACCGGCTTCGACTGGCCGGAGCTGGACGAGCGCGAGGCCGCGGTGCTCTGTTACACCTCCGGGACGACGGGCGACCCCAAGGGCGTCGCGTACAGCCACCGGTCCATCTACCTGCACGCCATGCAGGTCAACAACGCCGAGGCGTTCGCCATGACGGTCGCGGACACCATGTTGCCGGTGGTGCCGATGTTCCACGTGAACGCGTGGGGGCTGCCGCACGCCGCGTTCATGGCCGGCACCACGCTCCTGATGCCGGACCGGTTCCTGCAGCCCGCGCCGCTCGCCGAGATGATCGAGGCCGAGCGCCCCACGCTGGCCGCCGCCGTGCCCACCATCTGGCAGGGGCTGCTGGCCGAGCTGGACGCGCGGAAGCGGGACGTGGCCTCGCTGCGCAGCGTCATCATCGGCGGCGCCGCCTGCCCGCCGTCCCTGATGCGGGCGTTCTGGGACCGGCACGCGATCCGCGTCCTGCACGCCTGGGGCATGACCGAGACCTCGCCGCTCGGCTGCATCGCCCACCCGCCGAAGGGCCTGTCCGAGGAGGAGGAGTGGGCCTACCGGCAGACCCAGGGGCGCTTCCCCGCCTCGGTGGAGGCCAGGCTCGCCGGCGCGGACGGCACGTTCCAGCCGTGGGACGGGAAGTCGACGGGCGAGCTCGAGGTGCGCGGGCCGTGGATCGCGGCGGCGTACTACGGGGGCGCGGCCGGGGTGCCGCTGCGCCCGGAGGACAAGTTCAGCCCGGACGGCTGGCTGCGCACCGGCGACGTCGGCACCATCACGCCGGACGGCTACCTCACGCTGACCGACCGGGCCAAGGACGTCATCAAGTCGGGCGGCGAGTGGATCTCCTCGGTGGAGTTGGAGAACCACCTGATGGCCCACCCGGAGGTGGCGGAGGCGGCCGTGGTGGCGGTGCCGGACGAGAAGTGGGGCGAGCGCCCGCTCGCGACGGTGGTCCTCAGAGAGGGCGCCGGCGCGGACTACGCGGAGCTGCGAGCCTTCCTCGCCGAGCGCGTCGCGCGCTGGCAGTTGCCCGAGCGCTGGGCGCTGGTGCCCTCGGTGCCCAAGACGAGCGTGGGCAAGTTCGACAAGAAGGTGATCCGCAGGCAGTACGCGGACGGCGAGCTGGACGTGCGCCAGCTCGGCTGA
- a CDS encoding polysaccharide lyase family 7 protein: MADTFTPRCRTALAVATALAASLAAVTAAPSTARAAEAELTPGAGAVTASTSDDNAPANVVDDDFGTRWSGEGDGAWLQLDLGAAKTVSQVKLATYRGDSRRNRFQLQYWTGSSWSTAFDGSSSGTGTGLESFAIRPVETTKLRYVGHGYAGEDGTTGTWNSLTEVQVWGGTSDGDGDARVPADVLDLTNWKQTLPIGEDERPTEITQPELARYSHDPYFKVASDGKSVQFRAPVNGVTTSGSKNPRSELREMKNGGKDKASWSTTSGTHTMTVREAFTHLPNDRPYVVGAQIHGGSDDLTVFRLEGRKLYVTKEDTTHHKLVDDDYRLGTVFEAKFVAGGGKVKVYYNGELKTTISHSGSGNYFKAGAYTQANCGDSKPCSSSNYGETNIHHLTVRHD, encoded by the coding sequence ATGGCCGATACCTTCACGCCGAGGTGCCGTACGGCGCTGGCCGTCGCCACGGCCCTCGCCGCCTCGCTCGCCGCGGTCACCGCCGCGCCGAGCACCGCGCGCGCCGCCGAGGCCGAACTCACCCCGGGGGCCGGCGCGGTCACCGCGAGCACGAGCGACGACAACGCGCCAGCCAACGTCGTGGACGACGACTTCGGCACCCGCTGGTCGGGCGAGGGCGACGGGGCCTGGCTCCAACTCGACCTCGGCGCGGCCAAGACCGTGAGCCAGGTCAAGCTGGCCACCTACCGGGGTGACAGCCGCCGCAACCGGTTCCAGCTCCAGTACTGGACCGGCTCCTCCTGGTCCACCGCCTTCGACGGCAGCAGCAGCGGCACCGGCACCGGCCTGGAGTCGTTCGCGATCCGCCCCGTCGAGACCACCAAGCTCCGTTACGTGGGCCACGGGTACGCGGGCGAGGACGGCACCACCGGCACCTGGAACAGCCTGACCGAGGTGCAGGTCTGGGGCGGCACGTCCGACGGCGACGGCGACGCCCGGGTGCCGGCGGACGTGCTCGACCTCACCAACTGGAAGCAGACCCTGCCCATCGGCGAGGACGAGCGCCCCACCGAGATCACCCAGCCGGAGCTGGCCCGCTACTCGCACGACCCGTACTTCAAGGTCGCGTCGGACGGCAAGTCCGTGCAGTTCCGCGCGCCGGTCAACGGGGTCACCACCAGCGGGTCCAAGAACCCCCGCTCCGAGCTGCGCGAGATGAAGAACGGCGGCAAGGACAAGGCGAGTTGGTCCACGACGTCGGGCACCCACACGATGACCGTCCGCGAGGCGTTCACCCACCTGCCCAACGACCGCCCGTACGTGGTCGGCGCCCAGATCCACGGCGGAAGCGACGACCTCACCGTCTTCCGCCTGGAGGGCAGGAAGCTCTACGTCACCAAGGAGGACACCACGCACCACAAGCTGGTCGACGACGACTACCGGCTCGGCACGGTCTTCGAGGCCAAGTTCGTGGCCGGGGGCGGCAAGGTCAAGGTGTACTACAACGGCGAGCTGAAGACCACGATCTCGCACTCCGGCTCCGGCAACTACTTCAAGGCCGGCGCCTACACGCAGGCGAACTGCGGCGACTCCAAGCCGTGCAGCTCCAGCAACTACGGCGAGACCAACATCCACCACCTGACCGTGCGGCACGACTGA
- a CDS encoding ABC-F family ATP-binding cassette domain-containing protein, protein MPTLTLLARSRAQLTCADVHVARGGRPVLRHLDLQVSPGSRWGVVGENGRGKSTLLHVLAGTLVPDAGTVHRVGTLALAEQQMPADDGRTVGDFVDEHLADARAAVRDLDAASAALAAGRPGAEAAYADALEAAQTLDAWDADRRVDVALAGLGAVSDRARPLDTLSIGQRYRVRLACLLGADDDFLLLDEPTNHLDLAGLHFLTERLRAHAGGSVVVSHDRALLADVATHVLDLDPTRDGRPRVYGGGYDGYREGRAAERARWAAEYEQQQAEHVRLAQALSEAQNRLSTGWRPDKGTGKHQRATRAGALARAVHRRQDDLARHRVTAPEPPRHLTLPELPARPGVVLLRADEVTVAGRLRQPVSLALESGGRLVVSGPNGAGKSTLLAVLAGELAPGSGEVHRPHGVRLHLLGQESPRATGERARELYEAHTARLVSAGVLAAGEVVGLGALGLLGARDANRPVAELSTGQQRRLDLALALASRPHVLLLDEPTNHLSIALVDELTEALRATAAAVVLATHDRQLQRDVSSWPHLALSPRRLPLSATGPRP, encoded by the coding sequence ATGCCCACCCTTACCCTGCTCGCCCGCAGCCGGGCCCAGCTGACCTGCGCGGACGTGCACGTCGCGCGCGGTGGCCGCCCCGTGCTGCGCCACCTCGACCTCCAGGTCTCGCCAGGATCGCGCTGGGGCGTCGTCGGCGAGAACGGCCGCGGCAAGTCCACCCTGCTGCACGTCCTGGCCGGCACCCTGGTGCCGGACGCGGGGACCGTGCACCGCGTGGGGACCCTCGCGCTGGCCGAGCAGCAGATGCCCGCCGACGACGGGCGTACCGTCGGCGACTTCGTCGACGAACACCTCGCCGACGCCCGCGCCGCCGTGCGCGACCTCGACGCCGCCTCGGCGGCCCTGGCCGCCGGCCGGCCCGGTGCCGAGGCGGCGTACGCGGACGCCCTGGAGGCGGCCCAGACGCTGGACGCCTGGGACGCGGACCGCCGGGTCGACGTGGCGCTCGCCGGCCTCGGCGCGGTCAGCGACCGCGCCCGCCCGCTCGACACGCTCTCCATCGGCCAGCGCTACCGGGTCCGGCTGGCCTGTCTGCTCGGGGCCGACGACGACTTCCTGCTCCTGGACGAGCCGACCAACCACCTCGACCTGGCCGGGCTCCACTTCCTCACCGAGCGGCTGCGCGCGCACGCCGGCGGCTCCGTCGTGGTCAGCCACGACCGGGCGCTGCTCGCGGACGTGGCCACCCACGTGCTCGACCTCGACCCGACCCGGGACGGCCGGCCGCGCGTCTACGGCGGCGGGTACGACGGGTACCGGGAGGGCCGCGCGGCCGAACGGGCCCGCTGGGCGGCGGAGTACGAGCAGCAGCAGGCCGAGCACGTACGGCTCGCGCAGGCGCTGTCCGAGGCGCAGAACCGGCTCAGCACCGGGTGGCGCCCCGACAAGGGCACCGGCAAGCACCAGCGCGCCACCCGCGCCGGCGCGCTGGCCCGCGCCGTGCACCGGCGCCAGGACGACCTGGCCCGGCACCGGGTCACCGCGCCGGAGCCGCCGCGCCACCTGACGCTGCCCGAGCTGCCGGCCCGCCCGGGCGTCGTACTGCTGCGCGCGGACGAGGTGACCGTGGCCGGGCGGCTGCGCCAACCGGTCAGCCTGGCCCTGGAGTCGGGCGGCCGGCTGGTCGTCAGCGGTCCCAACGGCGCGGGCAAGTCCACGCTCCTGGCCGTACTGGCCGGCGAACTCGCCCCCGGATCGGGCGAGGTGCACCGGCCGCACGGCGTCCGCCTCCACCTGCTCGGGCAGGAGTCGCCGCGCGCCACCGGCGAGCGGGCCCGCGAGCTGTACGAGGCGCACACCGCGCGCCTGGTCAGCGCCGGCGTCCTGGCGGCGGGCGAGGTCGTCGGGCTCGGCGCGCTGGGGTTGCTCGGCGCGCGGGACGCGAACAGGCCGGTGGCCGAGTTGTCGACGGGCCAACAGCGGCGACTCGACCTCGCGCTGGCCCTCGCGTCCCGGCCGCACGTCCTGCTGCTCGACGAGCCCACCAACCACCTGTCCATCGCCCTGGTCGACGAGCTGACCGAGGCGCTGCGGGCCACCGCCGCGGCCGTCGTCCTGGCCACCCACGACCGCCAGCTCCAACGCGACGTCAGCTCCTGGCCGCACCTGGCCCTGTCGCCGCGCCGGCTCCCGCTGTCGGCCACGGGCCCGCGCCCGTAA